Genomic window (Ancylothrix sp. D3o):
CGGTCACATCCCACCGCCCGCAAATCTTGCATTGCTTCTACAATCTCTTTTTCGGTTTCTCCGTGTCCCAGCATTAAGCCTGATTTGGTGGGAATGTTGTTGTCGATTTCTTTAACTAGCCGCAAGACTTCCAGGGAACGCTGATATTTTGCACCGCGTCTCACCGGCCCCTGTAATCGCTTCACTGTTTCAACGTTGTGATTATAACAAGCGGGTTTTGCTTTAACTACGCATTCTATCCGTGAGGCTTGCAGTTGGGCCGGTGTTTGCTGTTCGGTTTGTCCTCCCCAAAAATCAGGTGTCAAAACTTCAATTTGGGTTTCAGGATTATTCTGCCGGATCGCGTTCATGGTGGCGACAAACCAACCGGCACCGCCATCAGCTAAATCATCTCTGGCAACAGAAGTTAACACCACATAGCGCAATCCCAATAATTGCACCGATTCTGCAATTTTTGCAGGCTCGTCTGGGTCTAGGGGCATGGGAGCATGACCTTTATCTACTTGACAAAAGGCACAAGAACGAGTACAAGTTGGCCCCATCAGTAAAAACGTAGCGGTTTTATTTGCATAACACTCGCCACGATTCGGACACCGGCCCTCCTCGCAAATAGTATGAATTTGTCGTTGTTTGATGATTTTTTGGACGGTGGACAGTTCACTGGCTTTGCCAATGGGCCGGCGTAACCATTCTGGCATTGCAGCAATTTCGGCTCGGATATTCGTTGGTGCAGTCATGGGATTTTAGATTGGTAATTGGCAATTGGGAGTTAGGAATCGGGAACTGGGAATCAGGGAGTGGGGAAGAATGGCGGAAAAAAGTCAAGAGGGTGATACAAATCTTAAGACATTCAGAGCGGATATCGGTCTTGGGAAACAGAAAAGTTTTGGTTGCACTTTTGTTATTGGTGTGTAGGCCGGTTTAAGCTAGGATTATTGGTAATTCTTTATAGGTGGCGGTTTCGCCCCAGCAGGCGATGTCTATGCGACCGTCAAAATTCGTAAAGGTGCGATAGTCGGAAATACGGTGATTGTCCTTTGTTATGTAATCCAAAAAGCGTGTTTCCGTTGGGATTGTGTCGCTGCTGAGGAATTCATCGGCGCGGCAATTGCCAAAATTTAATTGTTAAATCAAATTAAGCGAACGAACCACAAGAGGAGTAAGTCGTGGCAAGTCACAAAATTTTGGTCATTGATGACAGTAAGGTGATTCGGGTGCGGGTACGGGAAATGTTACCCCCTGGTAATTTTGAAGTGTTGGAAGCAAAAGACGGTGAGGAAGGGCTAAAGCTGATCCGTCAGGCTCGCCCTAATTTGATTATGTTAGACTTCCTGCTGCCAAAAGTCAGCGGCTGGGAAGTTTTCCAACAAATTCAAAGCAATGCTGAATTACGTTCTATTCCTTTGGTGTTGATGTCTGGACGCAAAGAGGAAGTTACAGAAAAAATTACTGAACCTTTTAAGCATTTTGCTTTTATTGAAAAGCCTTTTGAGAAAAAGTCGCTGATTGAAGCAATTAAGCTGGCAATGAAAATTGCTCCGAAGGCACCGGCAGCAGCGGCACCGGCAGCGGCGGCACCACCGGCGGCGGCTTCACCGGCTACGGGATCTTCAGATTCAGCGGAAGTTCAAGCTTTGAAAAAGCAAGTCGCTACTATGCAAGCTGAAATTGATGCACTGAAAAAACAAGTTAGTCAGATTTTGGCTTTTATTAAACAAAAAATGAAATAGCTCTTTGTTTAGGATATGCTGGCGATTTCTGTTGCCGGTGGCTGTTTTTAAAATGACAGTTGCCGGCATTTATGTTTAAGATGAGGCTGGCCGGTGGGTAGAGTTTACCCTACAAGGGGCTTGGAGGTGCACACTAATCAAAAGTCACCACTCCCAGGAAGAATTTATGCAAACACAACCGGCAGCAGATTTGAAAATGACCAGCGACATCCAACAGGATGAGATTGAGTTAATTGTTTTGGATATTGACGGCACGATAGCGGGCCACTCAAATCAAATCTCTGAGCCGGTCAAACAAGCCATTGCGGCGGCTCAGGCTCAGGGTGTAAAAGTGGCTATCGCTACCGGCAGAATGTTTTGTTCAGCCTTGCGCTTTCACCAAGAAATTGCATCAGATTTACCCTTGATAGCCTACCAAGGCGCGCTGATTAAAGAGCCGCTAACGCAACAAGTTTTATTTGATTTACGAATTAACCGGCAGATCGCACTAGAGATTTTAGATTTTTTGGAAAAATCCGAATGGCGACCGGCCCTTTCAATCCATTGTTATCTGGATGACCGGCTTTATGTGCGTGAATTAACCCACGCCACTCTAGCTTATGGAGAACGAACAGGAGTAGAACCTTTGCCGGTGGGAGATTTACGCGAGTTTCTAACCAGCGAACCCACCAAAATTTTAGCTCTGTGTGAAGATGCGGCTGTCACCGATAATTTGTTGGGCAGTTTACGTTCACGTTATACCCCTGCGGAACTGTATTTGACAAAATCTGTAGCAACCTTTTTTGAAGTTACCCACCCCGCCGTTAATAAAGGTGCAGCGGTGCGCTATTTGGCTGAAAAAGTGCTGGACATCCCCCTGTCTCGTGTGATGACCGTTGGGGATAATTTTAATGATGTGGAAATGCTGGAAGTTGCCGGCATTGGTGTGGCGATGGGCAATGCACCCGCTGAGGTTCAAGCTATTGCCGGTTGGGTTGCTCCGCCGGTCGAGTTAGATGGAGTGGCGGCAGCCATTCAGAAATTTGTACTTTAGCCCGAAAATCAGAAAGGACACCGACGACTGGCCGTGTTTCGTCTCGGTGTCCTTACTGGTTCGCTCCTCACACACCAGTCACTATAACCGGCACTCATCAAGTTTGTCACCCCCTTTTGTTAAAGTTTTATGACAATTTTCTAACTTTTTGCCTATTTTGCTTAAATTCGTTGTGAACTTGGGTGAAAAAGGGCCAAAAATTTGCTATAATTCGCGGTAACATTTTTTAAGGAATACAGACAGGCTAAGCGTTTTAGCCTCTCAAAGAAGATTCAGAAGCCAGGGGAAAAAAAATTTAGAGATTCTTAGGCAAAAAAATCAGACCACAGCAGGATAAGCGAGCAAGCATTCTATAGTTCTACCGGCGCATCTGTAGCTAAAAAGTCTTTTAAAAGAAATTGAAGTGTGGTTTGGGTGGCGCGAATTAAGCCAAGTCTAGCTTGAGCGAGTTCTGGAGTTTGAGTTCGCACATCGCCCCAAATGCGACAAGCACTGTGGAAGCAATCGAAGGCTTCGCTGAGGCCGGTGGCTAGTTTGAGGGGATTTTGGCAGGTGCCGGTGGCGAGGGAGTCAAGGGTATCTACTAACCGAGAAATTAAGCCGAGTTCTTGGTTTTGGGTAAAGCGCCAGCATTGACAGGAATTGAGCCAGGGAAGATGTGCCGGTGTAATAATTTGGTGGTTTTTTTGATTCAGAATGATTAAACCTTCGCGGTGGGCGGTTTGCAGCAGCGAACAACAGCGAGCGTGTGTGTACTGAATGCTAAATAGGGATGAGGTACTCGCTGAGGGAGAGGGGGAAACAGGGGAATGCAGGGATGTGGAAATCAGATTTTGTAACCAAGTTGCCAAGCTAACCGGGGCAAGATGAAATTGTAACCAGCCAGAAGGGAGAACCTCAAGGGTAAAATCTAGGCAGCCGGCATTGATAAGACTGGATAAATCAGCGGCGAGTTGGCTGGGGAGGGTGTTTTCGGTTTGGCTGCGGGCGAGTTTTAAGGCTATGGGGGATAGGTAAATTATTTCTGTGGTGTTTTTTGCCCTGGTTAGAGGAATGCTGGTAGGTTCGCAACCTAAAGAATTTTTGGGGATGACGGTTTGCAGTTGGGCGAGTAGTTGAGGTTTGAGTGCTGGAATTTCACCGCAGTTAACATTAAAATTGCCCATTGATAGGATTTTAGATTGGAAATTTTGCAATAAAGTTGAAAAGTTGTTTCCCGCAATTGGGATTTTAGCGCTTGGGGTGTAATCATATCGTTTTGGCACACAGCGTCTAAGTATGCGGAAAAGTTTTTTCTACTGGGAAGTATTGTTTGCTACTTTCCTTTCACCGGCCTATAGATCAAGCAGGTGGAACTTAAGAAAGGCCAAGCTAGTTATATTCTTTAGCGATTTTGATAGGCATTTTTATGTATTCATCTTTACATTCTGAGGCGCCGCGCCCGTTTTTAACTTGGCAGTTGATTGTAGACTGGGCCCAAGTTCACTATCGTTGTCGCATTTTTAACAAAGATGAGCGCATTCCTGCTCGACCTGAGTTACTTTATTTGGTACAAAAAGGTGCTGTGCGTTTGGTGGGAACTTCCCAGATCAAAGCGGTAGCTGTGAATAAGTCTCAGTCGCCTCTGGTGCCATTGGTTTCTGATGAGGCTTTTTTGGGGTTTGTGGGGGCCGGTCAGCCGTTTGAAATTGTTGCTCAGTCTCCGTTTTCGCTTCAGGCTTATGCTCATGTTGATGAAACTTCGGTAATTTGGATGTATTGGCATGATTTAGAGAATTGGCCTCATTTTCGCCGTGAGGTTTTGGATGCTTTTCGCTATCAACATCAGCGACAGTTGTTGTGGCTGGCTACTTTGGGTCAACATCGAACCATTGACCGGCTTTTAGGTTTATTAACTTTGTTAGTTGAAGAATATGGCGAACCTTGCGAGTGGATACAAAAAGGTGAAGTTCAACGGGGTTATTGTTTGCCTTGGTCGCTAACTCATTCTCAAATTGCTAGTGCTATTGGTTCGACTCGTGTAACTGTGACTCGATTGATGGGACAATTACGCTCGATGAATTTAATTCGCAGTCAGGGAGATAATTCAAAAGGAGATAATTCAATTTGTTTGCCGGCTTTTGCTGCGCGTCGGGAGTCAAAATGAGTGAAAGTTCTTTGAAAAAGTGGCAGGTTTTAGAGTCTGAGTTGGTTGTAAATCATCAATGGTGTCAAGTTCGCAAAGATTCTGTGGAGTTGTCTAATGGGGTTGTGGTTGATGATTTTTTTGTGAATGTTCGCCCTGAAATTGCTTATGTTTTTGCGCTAACAAAAGATCGGGAGGTTGTGTTTGTTAGGCAATACCGGCACGGCGTTGGTGAGATTCTTTTAGAGTTGCCGGCCGGTGCTTTTAATTCGGAGGTTGAAAGTGCGGAAGTTGGGGCAATGCGTGAGTTTACTGAGGAAACTGGTTATGTCTGTGATTCGCTTTTTCCTCTGGGTACGTTTTATTGTAATCCGGTGAAGGATACGAATAAAATACATTTATTTGTTGGTTTGGATTCTGAGTTTAAAAAAACTCCTGTTTTAGATGTTACTGAGGAAATTGAGGTGGTTTTAGTGCCGGTTTCTGATGTTTTAAATAAGATTAGTTCGGGAAAAATTAATGTGGCCGGTTCGGTGGCGGCGGTTTTTTTAGCGTTGCAGTTTCTTGAAAATCAAAAACTTTAATTGCTTTTACCATCCCCAAGTGCCGAAGCTTCCTTTAAAGGGGCCCACAATATCTTTTGTTATCCAGCCGCCATAGAAACCACCGGGTTGAGGTTCTACTTTTTCGCCATCTACATAACAAGCATCCATCGGGCCGGCGTAAAAGGCAACGTAATCTTTAATAGTGGCAAATGTAGGGGTGGGATTTTCATAATACCAGCCTACTTTTTCTAGGGTTTTATCTCCTACTGTGAGTGTATAGTAGCCGGCGTATCCTTTCCATTCGCAAAAACTTGCGCCGCTGGCTTTGGTTAAATATTGCATTTTAATATCTTCTGGGGGAATGTAATAAACCGGCGGATGGCTTGTTTCTAATACTCTTTTAGCGCTTCGGGTGTCGGTAATGATTTCTCCATTAAAGATAATTTGAATATGTTTTGATGTATCTTCAAGTCGTGGTGGCCGGGGATAATCCCACACTGATTCTTGTCCTGGTGCCGGTTCAATACGTTGTCCTACCATGTTAATATTTTTACCCTCAAACTTTCTTTTTAAATTATAGTAAAAAAGAGACGCAATAAAAAAGCTATCACGCCTCAGCAAACTGCGTCTAATAAAGTTGTTTAAGTGGGAATTAATTCCCCTGGACGCAAGCGCGACCACTTGCCGGTTTCTTGTTTAAAGCTTAAACAGCCGACTACATCCCATTCTTTGCCAAAGTCGCCGATCTGAACAATACGACCATCGTCTGTAACGACGACTTCGGGGAAGGAGTGGTTAACATTAATTGTGGGTTCCACCGGCTCAAAATCAGGCGTGGCGCTCAAGTGAGGCTGTTCGTGCTGTTCTTCTACCATGTGGTATGTAATGCAGCGGTCTACATAATGGCAATTCACACAAATACACATGATGCAAAACCTCGTAACTTTTCAATGATTTTTGCTTTAGTAAATCTGACGGTTCGGGTTAAAGGGGAGATAGCGGAAAATTTTTAGCCCAGATAAGGTTGGTGCTTTGCTTTAACGAAGAGGTGTGATTACAATAATTTAACGCGAATTCTGATATTTTTGGCGCTGATTAGTCGTTGGATTTTTTTGTGATGATATTTCCCCCAGCACCGATTTCTGCTCTTTCTCCTGAAAATTGGCCTTTTAGCTTAGAATTGTTGCCACCGGCTACTTGTTTAGTTGGCGGTGCTGTGCGTGATGCGTTGTTGGGAAGGAAACGGGAATACCTGGATCTTGATTTTGTCACAGCTAATGCGGCAATTGAAACGGCTTCAAAAGTTGCTAATCACTATAAAGCTGGTTTTGTGGTGTTGGATGCTTCTCGACAGATCGCACGGGTAGTGTTTGCTGAGGCAACAGTTGACTTTGCTCAGCAGGAGGGGGAAAGTTTGGAAACTGATTTACACCGGCGCGATTTTACAATTAATGCGATTGCTTACAATCCTTTTTCTGGCGAAATTATTGATTTCTTGGGGGGTTATGCTGATTTGCAGGCGGGTGTGCTTAGAATGATTTCTGCGGGCAATTTAGAGGATGATCCGTTGCGGTTATTGCGCGCCTACCGGCAAGCTTCGCAATTGGGTTTTACCATTGAACCGGCCACAAGAACAGCTATCCGCGAACGAGCTTTGTTACTGGGGAATGTGGCAGCCGAACGAGTGCGAGCAGAATTGGCGTATTTACTGCCAACAGTTGAGGGAACTCAGCAGCTACAAGCTTTATTTACAGATGGTTTGCTGGGGGTTTGGTTGGCGGCGACAGAAAAGGATGTTTCTTTGCTGCCAAAAATTGATGAAGCGGCTATTTTATTAAAGGAGATAGAGCCGAAAATTGAGGCAGAATTGGCTAAAAATATTCGTGAAGGGGTGAAAACGCCTATAATAGCAATTGCTAAGCTGGTTTGTTTGCTGGGTTTTGAGGAGGTTAAGGCAGAAGAACAACTTTTAAATTTAAAGTACAGCCGTGTTGAAATGCAGGCGGCTCTTGCGGTGATCAGAAATTTGCCGGTGGTATTAAAGGAGGAATGTTTGTCTATACGGGAAGAGTATTTTTTGTTTAAAAATTTGGGTTCGGCGTTTCCGGTGTTGGCGGTGGTGGCTGTGGCTTTGGGAGTGCCGGTTTTGAGGGTAGCAAGTTGGTTTGGCCGGTTTATCAACCCTGATGATCGCGTTGCTCATCCAAAATTGCCGGTGAGTGGAAATGATTTAATGAAGGAGCTTTGTTTAAGCCCTAGTCCGCAAGTGGGTGTACTGCTGACAGAAATTAGCATTTCTGTGGCAGAGGGACGCATTTCTAATCGGCAAGAGGCGCTGGAATTTGCGAGTGATTTGTTAAAAAGCCATTGTAAAGAATAATAAAGTTTATAATAGAAAGTTTTTCGGTTTTAGGAAGAGGGGCGAGATGTGAAATTTTGTGCCGGTGGGAGAGATCCTTATCCAGAGAGGAAGGTAATTTTTGGCGAGGGGGATTAGTTTTTTTGAATTTTTATAGTTTTTTTTACAATTGGCTTAGGCGAGGGACGGGATCGAGGTTTGAGAGCGTTTTTTAGAGGAAGGAGCTTGTGCTGAGTTGAGGGTTGTTATTTTTTGACGGTTTCATGTAAAATTAAAACAAGTAAGCGACCATAGCTTCCTGATTAAACTAAAGTCCCCCACATCCAACATAAAAACTTGAACAATTCAAGTAGGTAAACTTGACTGCTCCTGATTTTTTAAGGGAAAAACAAGTATCCAAACAGACCTGCCTTTTATGGCAAAATTAATGCGCTGTCGGCAAAGACTTTCAATGAAAAATTAATTTTCTGATTGCGGAACGCTGATAACGCTTTAATTCTGATATGTCTTTAGGCTGAAAAAATAACTTGGTCGAGATGAGTCTGTAGAAAGATGAAATGGATGCAATGGGTTCTTAGTATGGGTCTAGGATCAGCTACTAAATAAAAAAGCTTTCACCAACAAAGGAGTAAAAGAATGGCAGAGAAAAGCAAACGCGGATTTGCCTCTATGGATGCAGAAAAGCAGCGTCAAATAGCGAGCAAAGGCGGACACGCCGCGCATCAAAAAGGCACCGCACATGAATTTACCCCCGAAGAAGCCAGAGAAGCCGGTCGTAAAGGCGGAGAAGCGGTGAGCAAAAACCGCGAACACATGGCAAGAATCGGCAAAAAAGGTGGTGAAGCGGTCAGTCGAAACCGCGAACATATGTCAGCTATTGGCAGAAAAGGAGGAGAAGCTGTTAGCAAAGACCGGGAACATATG
Coding sequences:
- the lipA gene encoding lipoyl synthase: MTAPTNIRAEIAAMPEWLRRPIGKASELSTVQKIIKQRQIHTICEEGRCPNRGECYANKTATFLLMGPTCTRSCAFCQVDKGHAPMPLDPDEPAKIAESVQLLGLRYVVLTSVARDDLADGGAGWFVATMNAIRQNNPETQIEVLTPDFWGGQTEQQTPAQLQASRIECVVKAKPACYNHNVETVKRLQGPVRRGAKYQRSLEVLRLVKEIDNNIPTKSGLMLGHGETEKEIVEAMQDLRAVGCDRLTLGQYMRPSLEHTAVVKYWTPEEFDRLGEMAREMGFAHVRSGPLVRSSYHAGEE
- a CDS encoding PleD family two-component system response regulator, encoding MASHKILVIDDSKVIRVRVREMLPPGNFEVLEAKDGEEGLKLIRQARPNLIMLDFLLPKVSGWEVFQQIQSNAELRSIPLVLMSGRKEEVTEKITEPFKHFAFIEKPFEKKSLIEAIKLAMKIAPKAPAAAAPAAAAPPAAASPATGSSDSAEVQALKKQVATMQAEIDALKKQVSQILAFIKQKMK
- a CDS encoding Cof-type HAD-IIB family hydrolase; the protein is MQTQPAADLKMTSDIQQDEIELIVLDIDGTIAGHSNQISEPVKQAIAAAQAQGVKVAIATGRMFCSALRFHQEIASDLPLIAYQGALIKEPLTQQVLFDLRINRQIALEILDFLEKSEWRPALSIHCYLDDRLYVRELTHATLAYGERTGVEPLPVGDLREFLTSEPTKILALCEDAAVTDNLLGSLRSRYTPAELYLTKSVATFFEVTHPAVNKGAAVRYLAEKVLDIPLSRVMTVGDNFNDVEMLEVAGIGVAMGNAPAEVQAIAGWVAPPVELDGVAAAIQKFVL
- a CDS encoding DALR anticodon-binding domain-containing protein, encoding MGNFNVNCGEIPALKPQLLAQLQTVIPKNSLGCEPTSIPLTRAKNTTEIIYLSPIALKLARSQTENTLPSQLAADLSSLINAGCLDFTLEVLPSGWLQFHLAPVSLATWLQNLISTSLHSPVSPSPSASTSSLFSIQYTHARCCSLLQTAHREGLIILNQKNHQIITPAHLPWLNSCQCWRFTQNQELGLISRLVDTLDSLATGTCQNPLKLATGLSEAFDCFHSACRIWGDVRTQTPELAQARLGLIRATQTTLQFLLKDFLATDAPVEL
- a CDS encoding Crp/Fnr family transcriptional regulator produces the protein MYSSLHSEAPRPFLTWQLIVDWAQVHYRCRIFNKDERIPARPELLYLVQKGAVRLVGTSQIKAVAVNKSQSPLVPLVSDEAFLGFVGAGQPFEIVAQSPFSLQAYAHVDETSVIWMYWHDLENWPHFRREVLDAFRYQHQRQLLWLATLGQHRTIDRLLGLLTLLVEEYGEPCEWIQKGEVQRGYCLPWSLTHSQIASAIGSTRVTVTRLMGQLRSMNLIRSQGDNSKGDNSICLPAFAARRESK
- a CDS encoding NUDIX hydrolase encodes the protein MSESSLKKWQVLESELVVNHQWCQVRKDSVELSNGVVVDDFFVNVRPEIAYVFALTKDREVVFVRQYRHGVGEILLELPAGAFNSEVESAEVGAMREFTEETGYVCDSLFPLGTFYCNPVKDTNKIHLFVGLDSEFKKTPVLDVTEEIEVVLVPVSDVLNKISSGKINVAGSVAAVFLALQFLENQKL
- a CDS encoding DUF427 domain-containing protein codes for the protein MVGQRIEPAPGQESVWDYPRPPRLEDTSKHIQIIFNGEIITDTRSAKRVLETSHPPVYYIPPEDIKMQYLTKASGASFCEWKGYAGYYTLTVGDKTLEKVGWYYENPTPTFATIKDYVAFYAGPMDACYVDGEKVEPQPGGFYGGWITKDIVGPFKGSFGTWGW
- a CDS encoding Ycf34 family protein; translated protein: MCICVNCHYVDRCITYHMVEEQHEQPHLSATPDFEPVEPTINVNHSFPEVVVTDDGRIVQIGDFGKEWDVVGCLSFKQETGKWSRLRPGELIPT
- a CDS encoding CCA tRNA nucleotidyltransferase, whose translation is MIFPPAPISALSPENWPFSLELLPPATCLVGGAVRDALLGRKREYLDLDFVTANAAIETASKVANHYKAGFVVLDASRQIARVVFAEATVDFAQQEGESLETDLHRRDFTINAIAYNPFSGEIIDFLGGYADLQAGVLRMISAGNLEDDPLRLLRAYRQASQLGFTIEPATRTAIRERALLLGNVAAERVRAELAYLLPTVEGTQQLQALFTDGLLGVWLAATEKDVSLLPKIDEAAILLKEIEPKIEAELAKNIREGVKTPIIAIAKLVCLLGFEEVKAEEQLLNLKYSRVEMQAALAVIRNLPVVLKEECLSIREEYFLFKNLGSAFPVLAVVAVALGVPVLRVASWFGRFINPDDRVAHPKLPVSGNDLMKELCLSPSPQVGVLLTEISISVAEGRISNRQEALEFASDLLKSHCKE
- a CDS encoding KGG domain-containing protein yields the protein MAEKSKRGFASMDAEKQRQIASKGGHAAHQKGTAHEFTPEEAREAGRKGGEAVSKNREHMARIGKKGGEAVSRNREHMSAIGRKGGEAVSKDREHMSEIGKKGGQQSHKNTNNSKTATTEEQKSTTEGE